A genomic region of Desulfonatronum thiodismutans contains the following coding sequences:
- a CDS encoding pyridoxal-phosphate-dependent aminotransferase family protein translates to MRNKLRLLTPGPTPLPEEVRLALAQDMVHHRKPGFKAVLHRVQEGLQWLFGTTQPVLPLTCSGSGAMNAAVWNLFLPGERVLVVEAGKFGQRWKDIALARSLEATVIDLPWGQAVSPEAIHDALEADPAIRGVLVQASETSTGVLHPVREIAELTRNRDVLLVVDGISAVAISPCPMDEWGVDCLLTGSQKGLMLPPGLAFIALSARAWAAVERHSSPGACPIAYFDLRRERENCLKDQTLFTPAINLLNGLDVSLRLFRERGLGEIYRKQWALTQLTRTAVRSLGLELLVQKRYTWGLTSILVPAGLDGQRLLQIAADAYGVVMAGGQDHLKGRIVRLGHMGHVDFADVLAGLYALRQAFKACGGHTASRDYLEAGLAAYEQALDPRSVPGEEPERI, encoded by the coding sequence ATGCGCAACAAGCTTCGTTTGCTGACCCCGGGACCGACGCCTCTGCCCGAGGAGGTCCGTTTGGCCCTGGCCCAGGATATGGTCCATCATCGCAAGCCCGGATTCAAGGCCGTCTTGCACCGGGTTCAGGAGGGGCTGCAATGGCTGTTCGGGACGACACAACCCGTGCTGCCGCTGACTTGTTCAGGCAGCGGGGCCATGAACGCCGCAGTGTGGAACCTGTTTCTACCGGGCGAGCGGGTGTTGGTGGTGGAGGCCGGGAAGTTCGGCCAGCGCTGGAAGGACATCGCCCTGGCCCGGAGCCTGGAAGCCACGGTGATCGATCTGCCTTGGGGCCAGGCCGTTTCCCCGGAGGCGATCCACGATGCCCTGGAAGCGGATCCGGCCATCCGGGGGGTGCTGGTCCAGGCTTCGGAGACCTCCACCGGGGTGCTGCATCCGGTGCGGGAGATCGCGGAACTGACCCGGAACCGGGACGTCCTGCTGGTGGTGGACGGCATTTCCGCGGTGGCCATTTCCCCGTGCCCCATGGACGAATGGGGCGTGGACTGCCTGCTGACCGGTTCTCAGAAAGGCCTGATGCTGCCGCCCGGCCTGGCCTTCATCGCTCTCAGCGCACGGGCCTGGGCCGCGGTGGAACGCCATTCAAGTCCTGGGGCGTGTCCTATTGCCTATTTCGACCTGCGCCGAGAGCGGGAAAACTGCTTGAAGGATCAGACTCTGTTCACTCCGGCCATCAATTTGTTGAACGGCCTGGACGTTTCGCTGCGGCTTTTCCGGGAACGCGGGCTGGGGGAAATCTACCGCAAGCAATGGGCCCTGACCCAACTGACCCGCACGGCGGTTCGAAGCCTGGGGCTGGAACTGCTGGTGCAAAAGCGGTACACATGGGGGCTGACCAGCATTCTGGTCCCCGCGGGTCTGGACGGACAGCGGCTGCTGCAAATCGCCGCCGACGCCTACGGCGTGGTCATGGCCGGGGGACAGGATCATCTCAAGGGACGGATTGTCCGCCTCGGGCACATGGGTCATGTGGACTTCGCGGACGTTTTGGCCGGATTGTACGCCCTGCGCCAGGCCTTCAAAGCGTGCGGCGGGCACACGGCCAGCCGGGACTACCTGGAAGCCGGTCTGGCCGCCTACGAGCAAGCCCTGGATCCGCGGAGCGTTCCAGGGGAAGAGCCGGAGAGAATCTGA